GCGCAGCTCGGCTGGGTCGTCGTCGGACTGCTCGGGGCGGTCGCCGCCGGCTCCGCCTACACGGAAGTGCGCGCCCTGTCGCGCGGCGAGCACCCGCTGACGATCGTGCTCTGGTTCCAGATGACGATGATCTTTCTCTCGCTCCCCGGCACTTTCGTTTCAGGCGCCGTCCTGCCGCGCGGCGCCGACTGGCTCTGGCTCGCCGGAGTCGGCCTGTTCGGCCAGGCCGGCCAAGTCTTTCTGACGGAAGGGTTGCGGCGCACGCCGGCGGGTCGCGCCTCGCTCGCCAACCCGCTGGTGATCCTCTTCGGCGCGGCGATCGGCTGGCTCCTGTTTCACGAAAACCTCGACTGGGGCGATCTCCTCGGCGCCGCGCTGCTCGTCTTCGGACTGATCTTCTCCGGAAGCGCCCCGCGAAACGCGGTCCCGCGTTCCTCCGCGTCGTAGAATTCATCCTGCGCCCGCGACCGCGGGCCAGCGG
The nucleotide sequence above comes from bacterium. Encoded proteins:
- a CDS encoding DMT family transporter, translating into MALSAFFFAVMAVFARFAGARLPAQEVVLARAVISTALSFVMLRRAGAPFRGNRPKMLVLRGLTGFLSLSCYFWTVIHLPFAEAVLLAQTAPIFTALIAWKALGERPGPRFAPAAAMVLVGVVLVASPSPADFEGAQLGWVVVGLLGAVAAGSAYTEVRALSRGEHPLTIVLWFQMTMIFLSLPGTFVSGAVLPRGADWLWLAGVGLFGQAGQVFLTEGLRRTPAGRASLANPLVILFGAAIGWLLFHENLDWGDLLGAALLVFGLIFSGSAPRNAVPRSSAS